Proteins encoded together in one Scheffersomyces stipitis CBS 6054 chromosome 5, complete sequence window:
- a CDS encoding predicted protein yields PSLENISKHDKLSKPHSRNISRRSQENNSQRVVVISGIPHNTEVNSILAQVCGGPLERLVYKDNSALELFFIFPEQANQFYKYVNGSGLFIVNGKPLKVEWADKSNTEDYTGLHSPIPKSLMNDVVYYGSRRILIFAKFIPNKKLKSGTKMFYPDPEIHFSTDLNIAQIKQDFAKFGSIIEVGPVISRKLCFSLHFTDIRSAILAKSECELEGSAIHQKYGSWIIWYGRDTTDKPCYVI; encoded by the coding sequence CCTTCTCTTGAAAACATCTCCAAACACGATAAGCTTTCAAAACCACATTCCAGGAACATTTctagaagaagtcaagagaACAATTCTCAGAGAGTAGTAGTGATTTCTGGAATTCCCCACAACACCGAAGTCAACAGTATTCTTGCCCAAGTCTGTGGGGGTCCTTTAGAAAGACTAGTGTACAAAGACAACAGTGCTTTGGAattattcttcatcttcccAGAGCAGGCTAaccaattctacaaatatGTCAATGGTTCAGGTCTCTTTATTGTCAATGGCAAGCCTTTGAAAGTTGAGTGGGCAGACAAATCCAATACTGAAGACTATACGGGGTTGCATTCGCCTATCCCCAAACTGCTTATGAATGACGTCGTGTACTACGGTAGCAGAAGGATTTTAATATTTGCCAAGTTCATTCCGAACAAGAAACTCAAGTCTGGAACCAAGATGTTCTATCCTGATCCCGAAATCCATTTCTCTACTGATTTGAATATTGCACAAATCAAACAGGATTTTGCCAAATTCGGGTCCATTATTGAAGTAGGACCTGTaatttccagaaagttGTGCTTCAGTTTGCACTTTACAGATATTCGTTCTGCTATTCTAGCCAAGCTGGAATGTGAATTAGAAGGCTCTGCCATTCATCAAAAGTATGGCTCTTGGATAATTTGGTACGGCAGGGATACAACTGACAAACCATGCTATGTAATCTAA
- a CDS encoding nucleolar shuttling protein with an RNA recognition motif — protein sequence MPKNTLYVTGFTRESKAADLAPDFEKYGELVRLDIPPPRTDDGEKYAFVEYKDAESCERALELDGKTLPYSLKDGLVVQVARSDPYSTRSRGGFRGRGGYGYGAPRGGYGAYPPRGGYGGYPPRGGRGGYERGYERGYGAPRGGYGDRDYRGDRGDRGDRGDRGDRGGRGGYGSYGGGRGGYGSYGGRGGRGDYGDKEYRERGERGERERGAPRDPAYDNRGDRYEREGRSEEQGGEDRGGDYNSGRGKYSRSPSRSPPRRERSRSPERY from the exons ATGCCTAAGAACACTTTGTACGTGACAGGATTCACCCGTGAATCCAAGGCCGCCGACTTGGCACCAGACTTCGAAAA ATACGGAGAACTCGTCAGATTAGACATCCCTCCTCCCAGAACAGATGATGGAGAAAAGTACGCTTTTGTGGAATACAAAGATGCTGAAAGCTGTGAAAGGGCCTTAGAGTTGGACGGAAAGACCTTACCGTACTCCTTGAAGGATGGTTtggttgttcaagttgccAGATCTGATCCATATTCCACCAGATCCAGAGGAGGTTTcagaggaagaggaggaTACGGCTACGGAGCCCCAAGAGGAGGATACGGTGCGTACCCACCAAGAGGGGGTTATGGAGGATACCCTCCTAGAGGTGGCAGAGGAGGTTATGAAAGAGGTTACGAGAGAGGCTATGGTGCTCCCAGAGGTGGTTATGGCGACAGAGACTACCGCGGGGACCGTGGTGACCGTGGTGACCGTGGCGACCGTGGCGACCGTGGTGGACGTGGAGGCTACGGCTCCTATGGTGGAGGACGTGGAGGTTACGGATCCTACGGTGGACGTGGTGGACGTGGAGATTACGGTGATAAAGAATATCGTGAAAGAGGCGAAAGAGGTGAGAGAGAAAGAGGAGCACCAAGGGATCCAGCTTACGACAACAGAGGAGATAGATACGAACGTGAAGGACGTAGTGAAGAACAAGGCGGAGAAGACAGAGGCGGAGACTATAACAGTGGCAGAGGTAAATATTCGAGGTCACCATCGAGATCTCcaccaagaagagaaagatctAGATCTCCTGAACGTTATTGA
- a CDS encoding predicted protein (go_function hydro-lyase activity~go_process tRNA processing), translating into MSQKRGIDSEQVLASSKKFKVETPEVAKKSIQEHEVGITSYINKTETGFTGLIKSLYSDFQVNEIDVSGNVVHLVDEGIDVGKSKKERKMEKRAEDRKELQGKTEEEIEAIKAQKKEEEENKSKYDLSDEHRQELLTYITNDELAQIEELFSTGNNMETKTSFDDKQQRGKLHQLLRAAFQGKLESITSPENTFKIAIAKKTSRGRQHPQESMHHVDENGILNYGLGAFKPYLHFTVFKENRETMEVASTISKFLRIPHKAINYAGTKDRRGATCQRFSIHKGKVVRVNSLNKALKNTVLGGFTYEDSPLGLGDLKGNQFTITIRDVEPLGGENLAEIVDNSFTSLKEKGFINYFGMQRFGSFSISTHMLGIHLLKEEWKDAAELILSEQDIVAPDSIEARRIWAETKNPSLTLKKLPHYFSAETAILKVLDTEQLDENEEYGKNSYFKSIMAIPKNLRMMYSHAYQSYVWNLVASKRIELFGLELQEGDLVIDDEIKVKSDQDDDFEEDVKVNRDVKVKSITKEDVESGKYSIYDVVLPTPGFKVQYPTNEKLAQVYVQTMAQDGLDPYKMGRRIKEFSLTGSYRNLMTRPENLTYKIVKYSDNSVPLVRTDLEILRLKKEGKDVERIIKVEGDEATKTAVVLTMQLGVSSYATMAMREFMKADTSRWSENMMKKEETK; encoded by the coding sequence ATGTCACAGAAGAGAGGTATTGATTCAGAGCAGGTGcttgcttcttccaagaagttcaaggTGGAAACACCAGAAGTTGCCAAGAAGTCTATTCAGGAGCATGAAGTAGGCATAACTTCTTATATCAACAAGACCGAGACCGGATTTACTGGTCTCATCAAGCTGCTCTATTCAGATTTCCAGGTCAACGAAATCGATGTCCTGGGTAATGTCGTCCATTTGGTCGATGAAGGCATTGATGTAGGAAAGagcaagaaggaaagaaagatgGAAAAGAGGGCCGAAGACAGAAAGGAGTTACAGGGCAagactgaagaagaaatagaagcTATCAAAGCCcagaaaaaagaagaagaagaaaacaagtcCAAGTACGATTTATCAGATGAACATCGTCAAGAGCTTTTGACTTACATCACCAATGACGAATTGGCCCAGATAGAAGAGTTGTTCTCTACAGGAAACAACATGGAAACAAAGACTTCCTTTGATGATAAGCAACAGCGTGGAAAATTGCACCAATTGCTTAGAGCAGCCTTCCAGGGCAAGTTGGAGTCCATTACTTCGCCAGAAAATACATTCAAGATCGCCATAGCTAAGAAAACTTCTAGAGGAAGACAGCATCCTCAAGAGAGCATGCACCATGTTGATGAGAACGGAATTTTGAACTATGGATTGGGAGCTTTCAAGCCTTACTTGCATTTCACTGTTTTCAAGGAAAATAGAGAAACTATGGAGGTAGCCTCCAccatttccaagttcttgagaatACCTCACAAAGCAATTAACTATGCTGGTACCAAAGACAGAAGAGGAGCCACTTGTCAGAGATTCAGTATTCATAAAGGAAAGGTTGTTAGAgtcaactcgttgaacAAGGCCTTGAAGAATACCGTTTTAGGTGGATTCACCTATGAAGACTCTCCCTTGGGATTGGGTGATTTGAAGGGTAACCAATTCACAATCACTATCAGAGATGTTGAACCATTGGGCGGAGAGAACCTTGCTGAAATTGTCGACAATAGTTTCACATCGCTCAAGGAAAAGGGATTTATTAACTACTTTGGAATGCAAAGGTTTGGTTCTTTTTCGATCTCTACACATATGCTTGGTATTCATctcttgaaagaagaatggaaagaTGCCGCCGAGCTTATCTTGTCAGAACAGGATATCGTCGCACCAGACTCGAttgaagccagaagaaTCTGGGCGGAAACCAAGAACCCATCATTGACACTTAAGAAGTTACCTCACTACTTTTCTGCAGAAACAGCCATCTTGAAGGTGTTAGACACTGAACAATTAGACGAAAACGAAGAGTATGGAAAGAATTCCTATTTCAAGAGTATCATGGCTATTCCTAAGAACTTGCGAATGATGTACTCGCATGCCTACCAATCGTACGTGTGGAACTTGGTTGCATCcaagagaattgaattgtttgGTCTTGAGCTACAAGAAGGAGATTTAGTCATTGACGACGAAATCAAGGTCAAATCTGACCAAGATGacgattttgaagaagatgtcaaaGTCAACAGAGATGTCAAGGTTAAATCTATTACTAAGGAAGACGTGGAATCTGGAAAATATAGTATCTACGACGTTGTTTTGCCAACTCCAGGATTCAAGGTCCAGTATCCCACTAATGAGAAATTGGCGCAAGTCTATGTTCAAACAATGGCACAAGACGGCTTGGACCCATATAAGATGGGCAGAAGAATCAAAGAGTTCTCGTTAACTGGATCTTACCGTAACCTTATGACCAGGCCAGAGAATTTGACCTACAAGATTGTCAAATACAGCGACAACTCCGTTCCTTTGGTAAGAACAGATTTGGAGATCTTGAGActcaagaaagaaggcAAGGATGTCGAAAGAATCATCAAGGTCGAAGGTGATGAAGCTACCAAGACTGCTGTGGTTCTCACTATGCAATTGGGAGTAAGCTCTTATGCCACTATGGCTATGAGAGAATTCATGAAGGCTGATACTTCCAGATGGAGCGAAAACATGATGAAAAAAGAGGAGACGAAATAG
- a CDS encoding predicted protein (go_component microtubule associated complex~go_function motor activity; ATP binding) — translation RPPSRSFRPSSPQVVPGSRSGSSLGSRPGTPSFIKNQEPYTGTISVSIRPNPHSVNSSQPSAWEVDHFSNTITNTSDYTSFTFDNVFSPDTALTNREVYTRSCSNIVSQFLNQGYNGTVFAYGMTGSGKTFSMKGEVGDPGFVELAVEDIYRKIDMDSLAKEYTISINYLEIYNEKIIDLLSASSTATMDLKIRDDPIHGTKIVGITTPVISSKEQLLSLIKKGDINRKTSATDFNARSSRSHSILQIRLATIDLNNRTEQHSTLSLCDLAGSERATSSVERRKEGAFINKSLLALSTVINKLSSASSGNGPTGADHIPYRDSKLTRLLQPALSGSSLVSILCTIHLGSGVSQTSCVSETYNTLRFAARAKDIIMNVERNSTSSFSGADSMLLIEELRKTIESQKNEISILKLNGNIAGSGHGSISGNESMKVAQLEADNRVLKEKIEHLTRLTDLQKTETVILKNDALNDILAGGGSSHTMMANLEDFHKRVNYEMEEYKSYIYHLENQVRLAHQQNIVDNKPSSSSAMEGITTDADLEAVLKDQEDEILQLKELLKDKDHIIQTLTKTSKVRRLGMSNSANSMQHSNPSGKPIVSGFRNDNPSSPTRGNKENEPYLKDFNISPKKPKESIDISETAGIKFVI, via the coding sequence AGACCTCCTTCCAGATCCTTCAGACCCAGTTCTCCACAAGTAGTTCCCGGCTCCAGATCAGGCTCTTCCTTGGGCAGTAGACCAGGAACTCCATCGTTTATAAAAAATCAGGAACCTTACACGGGCACCATATCTGTGTCTATCAGACCAAATCCTCATAGTGTTAATTCCTCTCAACCCAGTGCCTGGGAGGTGGACCATTTTTCTAACACCATCACTAATACTTCAGACTATACCTCGTTCACTTTTGATAACGTGTTCTCACCAGACACTGCTCTCACAAACAGAGAAGTATATACGAGATCATGTTCCAATATAGTCAGccaattcttgaaccaGGGCTATAATGGTACAGTATTTGCCTATGGTATGACAGGTTCAGGGAAaacattttcaatgaaGGGAGAGGTTGGCGACCCTGGTTTTGTAGAGTTGGCCGTAGAAGATATATACCGAAAGATCGACATGGACAGTCTTGCTAAAGAATACACTATCAGCATCAACTAtcttgaaatctacaatgAGAAAATCATCGATCTATTGCTGGCAAGTTCAACAGCAACTATGGATTTGAAGATCCGCGACGACCCTATTCACGGAACTAAAATAGTAGGAATAACCACACCTGTCATTTCATCTAAAGAACAGTTATTGCTGTTGATAAAGAAAGGAGATATCAACAGAAAAACAAGTGCTACAGATTTCAATGCAAGATCCTCAAGATCGCACTCCATTCTTCAGATCAGATTGGCCACTATTGACCTCAACAATAGAACGGAACAGCATTCCACCTTGTCTTTGTGTGACTTAGCAGGTTCAGAAAGAGCTACTTCCAgtgtagaaagaagaaaagaaggtgctttcatcaacaagtcgttaTTGGCTCTTTCCACCGTAATCAACAAGTTATCTTCGGCATCTTCTGGCAACGGACCAACTGGTGCAGACCATATTCCATATCGTGATTCCAAGTTAACAAGATTGCTCCAGCCAGCTTTGTCTGGATCTTCGTTGGTGCTGATTTTATGCACAATTCATTTGGGCTCTGGTGTCAGCCAGACTCTGTGTGTCTCAGAGACTTACAACACGTTGCGGTTTGCTGCTCGTGCCAAAGACATCATCATGAATGTTGAACGTAactcaacttcttccttcagTGGAGCAGACTCTATGCTTCTTATAGAGGAATTAAGAAAGACGATAGAGTCGCAAAAGAATGAGATTTCAATCTTAAAGCTCAATGGTAATATCGCAGGTCTGGGACATGGCTCTATCTCTGGCAATGAGTCAATGAAAGTTGCACAACTAGAGGCAGACAACAGAGtattgaaggaaaagataGAGCATCTCACACGACTTACAGACTTGCAAAAGACTGAAACTGTGATCTTGAAAAACGATGCTCTTAACGATATATTAGCTGGAGGAGGTTCGCTGCACACAATGATGGCTAACCTCGAAGATTTCCACAAGAGAGTCAACTATGAAATGGAAGAATACAAGTCGTATATATACCATCTTGAAAACCAGGTACGTCTTGCACATCAACAGAATATTGTTGACAACAAACCAAGTTCGTCATCTGCTATGGAGGGAATTACTACTGATGCGGATCTTGAAGCTGTATTGAAAGACCAGGAAGAtgaaattctacaattgaaagaaCTCTTGAAAGACAAGGATCACATTATCCAGACTCTTACCAAGACTTCTAAGGTTCGTAGACTTGGAATGTCCAATTCTGCCAATTCCATGCAACACAGCAACCCATCTGGCAAACCGATTGTATCAGGTTTCAGAAATGACAACCCAAGTTCTCCCACTAGAGGAAACAAGGAAAATGAGCCTTATTTGAAAGACTTTAATATCAGCCCTAAGAAACCAAAGGAAAGTATAGACATTTCCGAAACTGCTGGTATCAAATTCGTTATATAA
- a CDS encoding predicted protein: protein RRYTLPDSAHEVILFSGQNVDNEEAIEDENSLSPASSVALSETETLNYDRKQRFELQESYDENFTLYLPYLLPSYHNRRFADALDDDLSTVLDEPYASNDHPSRRQIMGKHTSLFNVKREYVIVGELMKSSNYVFPSRESFELFKQLRNNSKKIRKGSVITYDSAGTIRKMSNVTKEDIKEATSSHEVVDERNHLVPLEYKLKGLGMPLFRTFVPYLSSFKKNSPFMVFAKYREIPLKPVLDANGKDISIDKDTDPDNYETYPFCTVNSKFFQNVRRFIFHFHMNGEKPDFKVIMFCNNMKPYADFNYKGTRFRVIGPATTTIYLMSYNPNMRLLVIDDDQPSLCDNIINKRPGFELSSLLKKKKLPNKANGTTPDSGISGPVKFDENNPNTFVNPYPNPKNPLIKELSMAVTVKGYVSNNLPPFGAFKDSMLYDNQHGLLPKKYNELAKVELYQDSVSRQIEDMNSTLSTDLDTQVLFCVMAVLREVSVRNS, encoded by the exons AGACGATATACATTGCCAGACTCTGCCCACGAAGTGATTCTCTTTTCTGGTCAGAATGTAGATAACGAAGAGGCCATCGAAGATGAAAACAGCCTTTCACCAGCTTCGTCTGTAGCACTTTCGGAAACAGAGACTCTAAACTACGACAGAAAACAGCGATTCGAACTTCAGGAAAGTTACGACGAAAATTTTACCTTGTACTTGCCATACTTGCTCC CTAGCTACCATAATAGACGGTTTG CAGATGCACTCGATGACGATCTCTCCACCGTTTTGGATGAACCATATGCTAGTAATGATCATCCTAGTAGAAGACAGATCATGGGTAAACATACTTCTTTGTTCAATGTGAAACGGGAATATGTAATTGTGGGtgaattgatgaaaagtTCCAATTACGTGTTTCCCAGCCGTGAAtcttttgaacttttcaagcAGCTAAGGAACAACAGCAAGAAGATACGGAAAGGACTGGTTATCACTTACGATTCAGCTGGAACAATCAGAAAGATGTCGAATGTAACAAAAGAGGACATCAAAGAAGCCACATCCTCGCATGAAGTTGTCGACGAAAGAAATCACCTAGTGCCTCTAGAATACAAGCTCAAGGGTTTAGGTATGCCCTTGTTCAGAACATTTGTGCCGTATTTGTCTagtttcaagaaaaatTCTCCTTTCATGGTATTTGCCAAGTATCGAGAGATTCCCTTGAAACCCGTGTTGGATGCAAATGGTAAAGATATCCTGATAGACAAGGACACCGACCCGGACAACTACGAGACTTACCCATTCTGCACGGTCAATTCaaaattcttccaaaacgTTCGTAGATTTATCTTCCATTTCCACATGAACGGAGAGAAGCCTGACTTCAAAGTGATAATGTTCTGCAACAACATGAAACCGTATGCCGACTTCAACTACAAGGGGACGAGATTTAGAGTAATTGGACCTGCTACTACTACCATATACTTGATGTCATACAACCCCAACATGAGGCTTCTCGTCATAGATGATGACCAGCCCTCACTCTGCGATaatatcatcaacaaaagaCCCGGTTTCGAGTTGCTGAGTCTCTtaaaaaagaagaagttgccCAATAAGGCAAATGGAACCACTCCAGATTCAGGAATTTCTGGACCAGTTAAATTTGACGAGAACAATCCAAACACTTTCGTAAACCCATACCCTAACCCAAAGAATCCGCTCATTAAGGAACTCTCCATGGCAGTTACTGTGAAAGGATACGTAAGCAATAATCTTCCACCTTTCGGAGCTTTCAAGGACTCCATGCTTTACGACAACCAGCATGGATTGCTTCCTAAGAAGTACAATGAATTGGCCAAAGTAGAGTTGTACCAAGATAGTGTTTCCAGGCAAATCGAAGACATGAACAGCACTTTATCCACAGATTTGGATACCCAGGTGTTATTCTGTGTGATGGCAGTTCTTCGTGAAGTATCGGTAAGAAACTCT
- the SPT23 gene encoding SPT3 Dosage dependent suppressor of Ty-induced promoter mutations-like protein (similar to SPT3 Dosage dependent suppressor of Ty-induced promoter mutations. Homolog of Mga2. Spt23p and Mga2p differentially activate and regulate OLE1 transcription) has protein sequence MTSSLTDENILDHNFLANLQHDDQDILDEFLDQRVYDSIGTNTPVSGANVKLEQTDLLDNSLLTNNANDMNNINNINNGNTTVNNMNNNNNLENSNEDYLYMDQINYTTTTNNSMFTNQENTNSSKNDHSPTTQLAEYEFLRDEVSKLKFGNHFMNPCPPTVDVPDASYLDFSPEAMSKLPYTLQLFNLPHYSRVETQIKLKFSLSPPPPHTLLHIPQDLLSKNKFCLNESINDLSPRIKESLLYLDAYVLTSDLKSSCNICSRCIKREQKRASRRKAGFNSDMGENVEVSTTYNSPVSLTTAAGVVKNNPNSWADDKMMKKAVIFNCKEIVSFPPPTGLMNDLDKSLELSARIICYCRHHKESEGFKLLFVVKNQEGVVVAKHLSTPIMIMDRKKNTASSSIRNDGSVPNSVANSSTNLQALNDSYESRPQFKKKKSHSDSDGEQKSSINSLHPLSPNSIDESASEPQTNTDTNTEGRGLKRKKLSIDDSFNSSTNPMFNGSVNGFSPLSNSDTNTSTTNHNLMVKTQTPSITNGFGLSPLTQAQNQSQSSQQNLPSIQRIIPAQGPIRGGIEVTLLGFNFRPGLQVKFGANQALATHCWSETTIVTYLPPAAQPGQVLVSFEDQESMMLGGPQHQQIFTYTDDTDRQLIELALQIVGLKMNGKLEDAKNIAKRIVGTDNNASNYSTNAANSPTGTTQNMNRANIEWFDSAHKAVQQLTKSDLSTEQILISFLSLVDLPNCPIIIPNWQLSNKQGQSLLHLATLKKYTHLIKFLITHGCKIDLQDNQGITPLFLASMCGHRDLINIFVDCKSNWNLKLSNDKFLKDYCDLNVLDIFNNLEAEHSDEFDNLEEVKDDDKLNKSISLDSLNSMFTMNYGRHVSKMVLQDEPEASSSIVRENDIYSVGKELLSPPHSPPIEDTNSEFADSEFESNDDEDDYNDVEYEDDYYDDEEEDEEETRSNYSSDNDGDIDDNESLTSNSTIVPGSSDDTTVTSTPPGLWQKVKNVFNNDEEENLPSYDDLFPFGPSSFSSKPKTQIERSLNGTTSSAVGSSSKVSGVDSDQQDDAGISSDSSEDIVISYINHPRKTVENDKMLLFFWFPVLVGIVGLFFMISVMGYRFETIENIKLIIRTTVGQWMVGNERIGRVFRNNGESVVQATGRLLNV, from the exons ATGACCTCCTCCTTGACAGACGAAAACATTCTAGATCacaacttcttggccaaTCTTCAGCACGACGACCAGGACATCCTTGACGAGTTCTTGGACCAGCGAGTATACGATTCCATAGGAACAAACACCCCCGTGTCTGGTGCCAACGTCAAATTGGAACAGACAGATTTGTTGGACA ACTCTCTTCTCACGAATAACGCTAACGATATGAAtaacatcaacaatatcaataatGGCAATACTACTGTCAATAACATGaataacaataacaatCTCGAGAATTCCAACGAGGACTACTTATATATGGACCAAATCAACTATACTACtaccaccaacaacagcatGTTCACCAATCAGGAAAACACAAACTCCTCTAAGAACGATCACAGCCC CACAACGCAGCTAGCCGAATATGAATTTCTTCGCGATGAAgtgtccaagttgaagtttggAAACCATTTCATGAACCCTTGCCCTCCTACTGTGGATGTTCCTGATGCTTCGTatcttgatttttcacCAGAAGCCATGCTGAAGTTGCCATATACTCTTCAGCTTTTCAACTTGCCTCATTATTCACGTGTAGAAACCCAGATtaagttgaagttctctTTGAGTCCACCACCTCCTCATACTCTTTTGCATATTCCCCAAGACTTGctttccaagaacaagttctGCCTCAACGAGTCGATCAACGATTTGAGTCCCAGAATCAAGGAAAGCTTGTTATATTTAGATGCATATGTGTTGACGTCAGACTTGAAGAGTTCGTGCAATATCTGCTCTAGATGTATCAAGAGGGAGCAGAAGAGGGCATCGCGTAGAAAGGCCGGTTTCAATCTGGACATGGGTGAAAACGTCGAAGTTTCTACCACGTACAACAGCCCTGTTTCGTTAACAACAGCTGCTGGAGTTGTGAAAAACAACCCCAACTCGTGGGCTGACGacaagatgatgaagaaggctgtCATTTTCAACTGTAAAGAGATAGTTTCGTTTCCACCTCCAACGGGTTTGATGAATGATTTGGACAAATCGTTGGAGCTTTCGGCCAGAATCATCTGTTACTGTAGACACCACAAGGAATCAGAAGGATTCAAGCTCTTGTTTGTAGTGAAGAACCAAGAGGGTGTTGTTGTTGCCAAGCATCTTTCTACTCCGATAATGATAATGgacagaaagaaaaacacGGCTTCCTCTCTGATCAGAAATGACGGCTCAGTTCCCAACTCTGTAGCTAACTCTTCGACAAACTTACAGGCTTTGAACGATTCTTATGAATCCAGACCtcagttcaagaagaagaagagtcaCTCAGACAGCGATGGAGAACAGAAGAGTTCAATAAATTCTCTTCATCCATTGTCACCTAACTCTATAGACGAGTCCGCCTCTGAGCCTCAGACTAATACCGATACTAATACGGAAGGTAGAGGGTTGAAGCGTAAGAAGTTATCTATAGACGATTCTTTCAACAGCTCCACAAATCCAATGTTCAACGGTAGTGTGAATGGATTCTCTCCTTTGAGCAACAGTGACACGAATACCTCTACAACGAATCATAACTTGATGGTGAAAACGCAGACTCCTTCAATTACTAATGGATTTGGTCTATCTCCTTTAACTCAAGCACAGAACCAGCTGCAGTCATCTCAACAGAATTTGCCTTCTATCCAGAGAATCATTCCTGCCCAGGGTCCTATTCGTGGAGGTATTGAAGTGACTTTATTAGGTTTCAATTTCCGCCCAGGTTTACAAGTGAAGTTTGGAGCCAACCAGGCTTTGGCTACACATTGCTGGTCCGAAACTACAATTGTTACTTATCTCCCTCCAGCAGCACAGCCTGGACAAGTCTTGGTCAGTTTTGAAGATCAGGAGAGTATGATGTTGGGAGGTCCTCAACATCAGCAGATATTTACGTACACCGACGACACTGACAGACAGTTGATTGAGTTGGCATTACAGATAGTTGggttgaagatgaatggTAAGTTGGAAGACGCCAAGAACATCGCTAAGAGAATTGTGGGAACCGACAACAACGCCAGTAACTACAGCACCAACGCTGCAAACTCACCTACTGGAACGACGCAAAACATGAACCGTGCTAACATTGAATGGTTTGACAGTGCCCATAAGGCTGTTCAGCAATTAACGAAGTCCGATTTGTCCACAGAGCAGATCTTAATCAGTTTCCTTTCTTTAGTAGATTTGCCCAACTGTCCTATTATTATTCCCAACTGGCAATTGAGCAATAAACAAGGACAGTCGTTGTTGCATTTGGCtacgttgaagaagtacacccatttgatcaagttcttgattaCGCATGGATGCAAGATTGACTTGCAAGACAACCAGGGTATTACACCTCTCTTCTTAGCCTCGATGTGTGGCCACAGAGACTTGATTAACATCTTTGTGGACTGTAAATCGAactggaacttgaagttgtccaacgacaaattcttgaaagacTACTGTGACTTGAACGTATTggatatcttcaacaacttggaagcTGAGCATAGCGACGAGTTTgacaatcttgaagaagtcaaagacGACGACAAATTAAACAAGTCTATCAGTTTGGATTCATTGAACTCTATGTTCACCATGAACTATGGGCGCCATGTTTCGAAAATGGTATTGCAGGATGAGCCTGAAGCTAGTTCAAGTATAGTTCGTGAAAACGATATCTACTCTGTTGGAAAGGAGTTGCTCTCTccaccacattcaccacctATTGAAGATACTAATTCTGAGTTTGCAGATTCTGAATTTGAATCAaatgacgacgaagacgattACAACgatgttgaatatgaaGATGATTACTACgacgatgaagaggaagacgaagaagagactCGCTCTAATTACAGTTCTGACAACGACGGAGACATAGATGATAACGAGTCGTTGACATCTAACTCTACAATTGTTCCTGGGTCGAGCGATGATACTACAGTTACGTCTACTCCTCCCGGGTTGTGGCAGAAGGTCAAAAATGTCTTTAAtaatgacgaagaagaaaacttgCCATCATACGATGACTTATTCCCATTTGGCCCTTCATCTTTCAGCTCAAAGCCTAAGACTCAGATTGAAAGAAGTCTCAATGGTACAACTTCCAGTGCAGTAGGATCTTCTAGCAAGGTTAGTGGTGTAGATTCTGATCAGCAGGATGATGCTGGTatctcttctgattcttccGAAGATATTGTGATTTCGTATATCAATCATCCTCGTAAGACAGTTGAAAATGATAAGATGTTGttattcttctggttcCCCGTTTTGGTAGGCATTGTTGGGTTGTTCTTCATGATCAGCGTAATGGGCTACAGATTCGAAACCATCGagaacatcaagttgattatCAGAACAACTGTAGGCCAATGGATGGTAGGAAACGAAAGAATCGGCAGAGTTTTCAGAAACAATGGAGAAAGCGTAGTCCAAGCCACTGGGCGACTCCTCAATGTCTAA